Proteins found in one Rhinolophus ferrumequinum isolate MPI-CBG mRhiFer1 chromosome 9, mRhiFer1_v1.p, whole genome shotgun sequence genomic segment:
- the RCC2 gene encoding protein RCC2, translated as MPRKKAAAAAWEEPSSGNGTARAGPRKRGGLAGRKRERPERCSSSSGGGSSGDEDGLELDGAPGGGKRAARPAATKAGGAAVVITEPEHTKERVKLEGSKCKGQLLIFGATNWDLIGRKEVPKQQAAYRNLGQNLWGPHRYGCLSGVRVRTVVSGSCAAHSLLITTEGKLWSWGRNEKGQLGHGDTKRVEAPRLIEGLSHEVIVSAACGRNHTLALTETGSVFAFGENKMGQLGLGNQTDAVPSPAQIMYNGQPITKMACGAEFSMIMDCKGNLYSFGCPEYGQLGHNSDGKFIARAQRIEYDCELVPRRVAIFIEKTKDGQILPVPNVVVRDVACGANHTLVLDSQKRVFSWGFGGYGRLGHAEQKDEMVPRLVKLFDFPGRGASQIYAGYTCSFAVSEVGGLFFWGATNTSRESTMYPKAVQDLCGWRIRSLACGKSSIIVAADESTISWGPSPTFGELGYGDHKPKSSTAAQEVKTLDGIFTEQVAMGYSHSLVIARDESETEKEKIKKLPEYNPRTL; from the exons ATGCCCAGGAAgaaggcggcggcggcggcctgGGAGGAGCCGAGCTCGGGCAACGGCACGGCCCGCGCCGGGCCCAGGAAGCGCGGCGGCCTGGCCGGCAGGAAGCGCGAGCGGCCCGAGCGCTGCAGCAGCAgtagcggcggcggcagcagcggtgACGAGGACGGCCTTGAGCTCGACGGGGCCCCCGGCGGGGGCAAGCGCGCGGCGCGGCCGGCGGCGACCAAGGCGGGCGGTGCGGCTGTGGTCATCACCGAGCCCGAGCACACCAAGGAGCGCGTC aaACTTGAAGGGTCTAAGTGCAAAGGGCAGCTTTTGATTTTTGGGGCAACCAACTGGGACTTGATTGGTCGAAAAGAAGTGCCTAAACAACAAG CTGCCTACCGCAATCTTGGTCAGAATTTGTGGGGGCCCCACAGATATGGGTGCCTGTCGGGGGTCCGGGTGCGGACAGTGGTTTCGGGCTCGTGCGCTGCCCATAGCCTCCTCATCACCACGGAAGGGAAGCTGTGGAGCTGGG GTCGAAATGAGAAGGGGCAGCTGGGACATGGCGACACCAAGAGAGTTGAAGCCCCCAGACTCATTGAGGGTCTCAGCCATGAAGTGATTGTATCAGCGGCTTGTGGGCGGAACCACACCTTGGCCCTGACAG AAACGGGCTCTGTGTTTGCATTTGGAGAGAACAAGATGGGGCAGCTGGGCCTCGGCAACCAGACAGACGCGGTCCCGAGCCCGGCACAG ataatgTACAACGGCCAGCCAATTACCAAAATGGCCTGTGGGGCTGAATTCAGTATGATAATGGACTGCAAAGGAAACCTCTATTCCTTTGGGTGCCCTGAATATGGCCAGCTGG GACACAACTCGGACGGGAAGTTCATCGCCCGGGCGCAGCGGATAGAGTACGACTGCGAGCTGGTGCCTCGGCGAGTGGCTATCTTCATCGAGAAGACGAAAGACGGGCAGATTTTGCCAGTTCCAAACGTGGTTGTGCGAGATGTGGCTTGTGGCGCTAACCACACA CTGGTCCTGGACTCCCAGAAGCGCGTCTTCTCCTGGGGCTTCGGTGGCTACGGCCGGCTGGGCCACGCTGAGCAGAAGGACGAAATGGTCCCCCGCCTGGTGAAGCTGTTTGACTTCCCCGGGCGCGGGGCGTCCCAGATCTACGCTGGCTACACCTGCTCCTTCGCCGTCAGTGAAGTGG GTGGTCTGTTTTTCTGGGGGGCCACCAACACATCCCGTGAATCTACCATGTACCCGAAGGCCGTGCAGGACCTCTGTGGCTGGAGAATCCGGAGCCTGGCTTGTGG GAAAAGCAGCATCATCGTGGCTGCGGACGAGAGCACGATCAGCTGGGGCCCGTCACCGACCTTTGGGGAACTG GGCTATGGGGACCACAAGCCCAAATCTTCCACTGCAGCCCAGGAGGTGAAGACGCTGGACGGCATTTTCACAGAGCAG GTTGCCATGGGCTACTCGCACTCCTTGGTGATAGCGAGAGATGAAAGTGAGACCGAGAAAGAGAAGATCAAGAAACTGCCAGAGTATAACCCCCGCACCCTCTGA